In Deltaproteobacteria bacterium, the following proteins share a genomic window:
- a CDS encoding cupin domain-containing protein, translating into MAGPQKEFEVHPYVQFMRDKYSPYKSWIQSEGVPIVGGEFVQDVRTHELGYWKRKDCKGAICTFSDQMVADGYICEIDPGKSTKPQRQLYEEIITVASGRGATTVWYDGTAKRTFEWERGSTFAIPLNAWHQHFNASGTEVCRYFALTSQPIAFELYRDPEFIYNTNYQFKDRFDPGDSEFFSREGKYFTEYYGGILHSNFIPDIRKINLVAREKRGKGTKNMYIHMSGGSMLAHVSEFPVGRYKKAHRHGPGAHVFLLDSTGYTLMWHEGEKPQRYDWHEGTVISPPAGSWHQHYNTGNQPCKFVALHANTAVQGEEQGVEQLEFEESDEWMKKMFADECAKNGVKVDM; encoded by the coding sequence ATGGCCGGGCCGCAAAAAGAATTCGAAGTCCATCCCTACGTGCAGTTCATGAGGGACAAGTACAGCCCTTACAAGAGCTGGATCCAGTCCGAGGGCGTGCCGATCGTTGGCGGTGAGTTTGTCCAAGACGTGCGCACGCACGAGCTGGGCTACTGGAAACGCAAAGATTGCAAGGGCGCCATCTGCACATTCTCCGATCAGATGGTAGCCGACGGCTATATTTGCGAGATCGATCCGGGCAAGAGCACCAAACCCCAGCGCCAACTCTATGAGGAGATCATCACCGTGGCTTCAGGCCGTGGAGCCACAACGGTTTGGTACGACGGCACCGCCAAGCGGACATTTGAATGGGAGCGCGGCAGCACCTTCGCGATTCCTCTGAATGCTTGGCATCAGCACTTCAACGCCAGCGGCACCGAGGTTTGCCGCTACTTTGCGCTCACCAGCCAGCCGATTGCCTTTGAGCTCTACCGCGACCCGGAGTTTATCTACAATACAAATTACCAATTCAAAGACCGCTTCGATCCCGGCGACAGCGAGTTCTTTTCTCGCGAAGGAAAATATTTCACCGAATACTACGGTGGCATACTGCACTCAAACTTCATTCCCGATATCCGCAAGATCAATCTCGTCGCCCGCGAAAAACGCGGCAAGGGCACCAAGAACATGTACATCCACATGTCCGGCGGCTCGATGCTCGCCCATGTGTCTGAGTTCCCCGTCGGCCGCTACAAAAAAGCCCACCGCCACGGCCCCGGCGCCCATGTCTTTTTGCTCGACTCCACCGGCTACACGCTGATGTGGCACGAGGGCGAAAAACCGCAGCGCTACGACTGGCACGAGGGCACGGTGATTTCACCACCGGCCGGCTCGTGGCATCAACATTACAATACCGGCAACCAGCCCTGTAAGTTTGTTGCGCTGCACGCCAACACCGCGGTGCAAGGCGAAGAGCAGGGCGTCGAGCAGCTCGAATTTGAAGAAAGCGATGAGTGGATGAAAAAGATGTTTGCTGATGAGTGCGCGAAAAATGGGGTGAAAGTCGACATGTGA
- a CDS encoding ABC transporter substrate-binding protein, giving the protein MKRKLLLVVVSMFVGVMVDAASAQLRPLKVTYSAMSAASLVTWVAKDAGIFQKHGLDVGLVYIAGGSMAMATTIAGDTQITQGIGSGAILAKLSGADTVMLASILDTTNQSLMVVPDVRTAQDLRGKRLGVTRYGSLSDFGIRRYLQTVNLDPEKDVRIMQIGGLPEILAAMQGGSIQGGAISSPTLTRAKMLGYRELIDLGTLGIKYPATSYMTTEAYIKSNRPNVTNFLKAIVESAHFVKANKEVSINVLRKYTKTNEMPILEDTYNIYVQRYIRLNPVSSPEEVKTILDQVKDKDPRARTTDYDSFIRGDLLREIEQSGFIKALSKS; this is encoded by the coding sequence ATGAAACGAAAACTTTTGCTGGTCGTTGTCTCTATGTTTGTGGGCGTCATGGTCGATGCCGCCTCGGCTCAGCTTAGGCCGCTCAAAGTGACCTATTCGGCGATGAGTGCCGCTAGCTTGGTGACCTGGGTTGCCAAAGATGCAGGGATTTTTCAGAAACACGGGCTTGACGTCGGCTTGGTTTACATCGCCGGCGGCAGCATGGCGATGGCAACGACCATCGCTGGCGACACGCAAATTACGCAGGGCATCGGCTCGGGCGCCATTCTTGCCAAGCTCAGTGGTGCGGATACCGTCATGCTGGCGTCGATTCTCGACACGACCAATCAAAGCTTGATGGTCGTGCCGGACGTGCGCACTGCCCAAGATTTGCGCGGCAAGCGCCTGGGCGTGACGCGCTACGGCTCGCTCAGCGACTTCGGCATCCGGCGCTATCTTCAGACCGTCAACCTCGATCCGGAAAAAGACGTGCGCATCATGCAGATCGGCGGTCTGCCGGAAATACTGGCGGCCATGCAAGGCGGCTCGATCCAAGGCGGCGCGATTTCATCGCCGACTCTCACGCGAGCCAAGATGCTCGGCTACCGCGAGCTGATCGACCTTGGCACCCTTGGCATCAAGTATCCGGCCACCAGTTATATGACCACGGAAGCGTACATTAAGAGCAACCGGCCCAACGTGACCAACTTTCTCAAGGCGATCGTAGAATCCGCCCATTTCGTCAAAGCTAACAAAGAAGTATCGATCAACGTCCTGCGCAAATATACTAAAACCAACGAAATGCCGATCCTCGAAGACACCTACAATATTTACGTGCAGCGCTATATCCGTTTGAACCCGGTTTCGTCGCCCGAAGAAGTGAAAACAATTCTCGATCAGGTCAAAGACAAAGACCCGCGCGCGCGCACGACGGACTACGACAGCTTTATTCGCGGCGATTTGCTGCGCGAGATTGAGCAGAGCGGGTTTATCAAGGCGCTGAGCAAGAGCTAG
- a CDS encoding MurR/RpiR family transcriptional regulator, translated as MASLKQLLTKVESLNGAQRRLGRYLKNDSSALLVYNVNDLAQAVGVSKATVVRFAKTMGYAGFPEFKRDIQKEMRRKLRAADRMKETFAELGDDENIFGKLIKRDIQLLQELQSASFSDFQAAVELILNARKVYLIGLNASTALAYILYFRLMRVKKEAHWIVMTGGASLVEQLAFMKPEDALVAIDFVEVPREVQTALQHAQKIGTPILGITDFPSSPIAKAAKVCLYAKRGLHSSVNSLTPAFSLVNALAIAVGWAKRSDSIKALTDLDILLEESGI; from the coding sequence ATGGCGTCCCTCAAACAGCTTCTCACCAAAGTCGAATCCCTCAACGGCGCCCAGCGCCGCCTGGGGCGTTATTTGAAGAACGACAGCTCGGCGCTGCTGGTTTACAACGTCAACGATCTGGCTCAGGCGGTGGGCGTGAGCAAGGCCACCGTGGTGCGCTTTGCCAAGACCATGGGCTACGCGGGGTTCCCCGAGTTCAAACGCGACATTCAGAAGGAAATGCGCCGCAAGTTGCGTGCAGCGGACCGGATGAAGGAAACCTTTGCCGAGCTGGGCGATGATGAAAATATTTTCGGCAAGTTGATCAAACGCGACATTCAATTATTACAAGAACTACAGTCAGCCTCCTTCAGCGATTTCCAAGCAGCCGTGGAATTGATCCTCAACGCGCGCAAGGTTTATTTAATCGGCTTGAATGCTTCGACGGCGCTGGCCTACATTCTTTACTTCCGGCTCATGCGTGTTAAGAAAGAAGCGCACTGGATCGTCATGACCGGCGGGGCCTCGCTGGTCGAGCAGCTCGCATTCATGAAACCGGAAGACGCGCTGGTCGCCATTGATTTTGTCGAGGTGCCACGCGAAGTGCAGACCGCTTTGCAGCATGCGCAGAAGATCGGCACGCCAATTTTGGGCATCACTGATTTTCCCAGCTCGCCGATCGCCAAGGCTGCTAAAGTTTGCCTTTACGCCAAGCGTGGTTTGCACTCGTCGGTGAATTCGCTGACACCGGCGTTTTCGCTGGTCAACGCGCTGGCCATTGCCGTCGGTTGGGCGAAACGGTCAGATTCGATCAAAGCGCTCACCGATCTCGATATTTTATTGGAAGAATCGGGTATATAA
- a CDS encoding LLM class flavin-dependent oxidoreductase: MATKLKFGLLLPHFCEYGSADSCIEGSKKAEQYGFDSVWVRDHLVFEPHGMEGEDNTHIEGLLILAAIAAECKKLTLGTGTVISHRHPIHLAQSMAGLSNIAKGDLIMGLGLGTFPHEFEAAGYKKVTLQDRANMAKINAQLCRRFWSGEKISYQDDYYDFKDVELKPLPRGKIPIWYGGGTPASARRAADYCDGWMPGRIPTATFNKMVKYLEEQCKGNGRPMVTTGAIPITSIDKNRDVALSKVNTKGLINEGNAPSKKTWVKPKSGTFSTVEDIEGLLMAGTPADIARDTKRYEEAGLNHIVYDLRFRYADWMQQIDFLGQEVLPAVRA, from the coding sequence ATGGCAACGAAACTAAAATTTGGCCTTCTGTTACCGCACTTCTGCGAGTATGGCTCGGCAGACAGCTGCATCGAAGGATCGAAAAAAGCGGAACAGTATGGCTTCGACTCAGTCTGGGTGCGTGACCATTTGGTTTTCGAACCGCACGGCATGGAAGGCGAAGACAACACTCACATCGAAGGCTTGTTGATCCTCGCTGCCATCGCGGCGGAATGCAAGAAGCTCACCCTCGGCACTGGCACGGTAATCTCGCACCGCCATCCGATTCACCTCGCCCAATCGATGGCCGGTCTCAGCAACATAGCCAAAGGCGATCTCATCATGGGCTTGGGCCTCGGCACTTTTCCGCACGAATTCGAAGCCGCCGGCTATAAGAAAGTGACGCTGCAAGATCGCGCCAATATGGCGAAGATCAACGCGCAACTTTGTCGCCGTTTCTGGTCCGGTGAAAAGATCAGCTATCAAGACGATTACTACGATTTCAAAGACGTCGAGTTGAAACCGTTGCCGCGCGGTAAGATTCCCATCTGGTACGGCGGCGGCACGCCGGCTTCGGCGCGCCGCGCCGCGGATTATTGCGACGGCTGGATGCCGGGCCGGATCCCGACAGCGACGTTCAACAAAATGGTCAAGTACCTCGAAGAACAGTGCAAAGGCAACGGCCGGCCGATGGTTACCACCGGCGCGATCCCGATTACCAGCATCGACAAGAACCGCGACGTGGCGCTCAGCAAGGTCAACACCAAGGGTTTGATCAACGAAGGCAATGCGCCGAGCAAAAAGACCTGGGTCAAACCGAAATCGGGAACTTTTTCGACTGTCGAAGACATCGAAGGCTTGCTGATGGCTGGCACGCCGGCGGACATCGCGCGTGACACCAAGCGCTACGAGGAAGCGGGCTTGAACCATATCGTCTATGATTTGCGTTTCCGCTACGCCGACTGGATGCAACAGATCGATTTTTTGGGCCAGGAAGTACTGCCAGCGGTGCGCGCGTAG
- a CDS encoding alpha/beta hydrolase produces MRTEKVNFYSEGNKLAGVLYLPDGEQGKPFPGIVQGPGFLGLKDAKHYIMMFEKLCAAGYACLCFDYRGWGDSEGNDRGWVMPAWQAADIRAALSYMEARPDIDSDRLATYGSGGTGGGNAVYVAANDARVKCCVSYLGVSSGRDWLHSMRREYEWVDYLKEIDEDRKQRALTGKSKIVSAREGGIMVQTPERVTTNIKKDVADKIPDGMPLACAEAILEYSPIDVVHKISPRGVLFIAVEGDAVTPEQQSFDLYEAAGEPKKLVLYKKTTHYGIYNDYFDDVAANVVDWYNRYLKYHKVEITESK; encoded by the coding sequence ATGCGTACGGAAAAAGTTAACTTCTACAGCGAAGGCAATAAACTTGCCGGCGTGCTCTATTTGCCCGACGGCGAGCAAGGCAAACCATTTCCCGGCATCGTCCAGGGCCCCGGGTTCCTCGGTCTCAAAGACGCCAAGCATTACATCATGATGTTCGAAAAACTTTGTGCCGCCGGCTATGCCTGCCTGTGCTTCGACTACCGCGGCTGGGGCGACAGTGAAGGCAACGATCGTGGTTGGGTCATGCCAGCGTGGCAAGCCGCGGACATCCGCGCCGCGCTCTCCTACATGGAGGCTCGTCCCGACATCGACTCCGATCGCCTAGCGACCTACGGTTCCGGCGGCACCGGCGGCGGTAACGCCGTCTACGTTGCAGCAAACGACGCGCGCGTCAAATGCTGTGTTAGCTACCTGGGCGTCAGCAGCGGCCGCGACTGGCTGCACTCCATGCGCCGCGAATACGAATGGGTTGATTATTTGAAAGAAATCGACGAGGACCGCAAACAGCGCGCGCTCACCGGCAAGAGCAAAATCGTTAGTGCCCGCGAAGGCGGCATCATGGTGCAGACCCCGGAGCGGGTCACGACCAACATCAAGAAAGACGTCGCCGACAAGATCCCAGACGGCATGCCGCTGGCTTGCGCCGAGGCGATTTTGGAATACAGCCCCATCGACGTCGTGCACAAGATTTCGCCCCGCGGCGTGCTATTCATCGCCGTCGAAGGCGACGCCGTGACGCCGGAGCAGCAGTCTTTCGATTTATACGAAGCCGCCGGCGAGCCGAAGAAGTTAGTGCTGTACAAGAAGACCACCCACTACGGCATCTACAATGATTACTTCGACGATGTCGCCGCCAACGTGGTCGACTGGTACAACCGGTATTTGAAATATCATAAGGTAGAGATCACCGAATCAAAGTAA
- a CDS encoding TIGR03619 family F420-dependent LLM class oxidoreductase — translation MKNISFGVRVPNSGPLSSIENIVKASKAAEDMGFDAIWVHDHVVWSSEMHKHHISSGAFEALADTQDANFFEATTILSYLAAETKKIVLGVACLVMPCRNPVYAAKQYGTLDHLANGRLLVGVGLGSKATRESDEFGVFGVSYDRRGDRTDEYIEAMKAIWTQPLASYKGDFLEFKNAEVYPKPIQKPHPPVWVGGWMKLAAKRAGKYGEGWIPGWLSPKEMKVGCDILAQTAKDNGRDPKKITIAVEKLATIAKTREEGLNLALPTLKTSSESYERDIDSMQFALDRHIFGSIDDVRRRCDEFVENGVQHFELKIIYPTIDSLLRQMDLWAENIIPKYN, via the coding sequence ATGAAAAACATATCCTTCGGCGTGCGCGTGCCGAATTCTGGGCCGCTGTCGAGCATTGAAAACATCGTCAAGGCCAGCAAAGCCGCCGAAGACATGGGCTTCGACGCAATCTGGGTGCACGACCATGTGGTTTGGTCGTCGGAGATGCACAAACATCACATCTCTTCCGGCGCCTTCGAAGCGCTCGCCGACACGCAGGACGCAAACTTCTTCGAGGCGACAACGATTCTTTCTTACCTCGCCGCCGAGACGAAAAAGATCGTGTTAGGCGTCGCTTGCTTGGTCATGCCGTGCCGCAATCCGGTGTATGCCGCCAAGCAATATGGCACGCTCGATCATCTCGCCAACGGCCGCCTGCTCGTCGGCGTCGGCTTGGGCTCGAAAGCGACGCGCGAATCGGACGAATTCGGCGTCTTCGGCGTGTCCTACGACCGGCGCGGCGACCGCACCGACGAATACATTGAAGCAATGAAAGCGATCTGGACCCAGCCGCTGGCTTCCTACAAAGGTGACTTTCTCGAATTCAAAAACGCCGAAGTTTATCCCAAGCCCATTCAAAAGCCCCATCCACCGGTGTGGGTCGGCGGCTGGATGAAGCTCGCAGCCAAACGCGCTGGCAAATACGGCGAAGGCTGGATTCCGGGCTGGCTGTCACCGAAAGAAATGAAAGTCGGCTGCGATATATTGGCACAGACCGCGAAAGACAACGGCCGCGATCCGAAAAAGATCACCATCGCGGTGGAAAAGCTCGCGACCATCGCCAAGACCCGCGAAGAAGGCTTGAACCTGGCGCTGCCGACACTGAAAACCAGCAGCGAAAGCTACGAACGCGACATCGACAGCATGCAATTCGCGTTGGACCGTCACATCTTCGGTTCCATCGATGACGTGCGCCGGCGCTGCGATGAGTTCGTCGAAAACGGCGTGCAGCACTTCGAGCTGAAGATCATCTATCCGACGATCGACAGCTTGCTGCGCCAGATGGATCTTTGGGCGGAGAATATTATTCCGAAGTACAACTAG
- a CDS encoding (2Fe-2S)-binding protein — translation MNLQFTLNGKPWKVDCEPADTLAEVLRNQLNLNGTKVSCEVQVCGACTVLVDNLPVSACTYLAYEARGKSVVTVEGLEKPDGTLHPIQQAFIDEFAFQCGFCTPGMILATKALLDENPKPTRDEIVHHMDGNICRCTGYVPIVNAINRAADMLAKEKGK, via the coding sequence TTGAATCTGCAATTCACTCTCAACGGCAAGCCGTGGAAGGTTGACTGCGAGCCGGCCGATACGTTGGCCGAAGTGCTGCGCAATCAGTTGAATCTCAACGGCACGAAGGTTTCCTGCGAAGTGCAGGTGTGCGGCGCCTGCACGGTTTTGGTCGACAACTTGCCCGTCAGCGCTTGTACTTATTTAGCCTACGAAGCTCGCGGCAAAAGCGTCGTCACCGTCGAAGGCTTGGAAAAACCGGACGGCACGCTGCACCCAATTCAGCAGGCGTTTATCGATGAGTTCGCTTTTCAATGCGGCTTTTGCACGCCGGGCATGATCCTGGCGACCAAAGCGCTGTTGGATGAAAATCCCAAGCCGACCCGCGACGAGATCGTCCATCACATGGACGGCAACATCTGCCGCTGCACCGGCTACGTGCCGATCGTCAACGCGATCAACCGCGC